In Pirellulales bacterium, the sequence CCAAAGCTCTTTCAACCCGGACGTGATCGGATCGCCGGGATTAAACGCCGCTTCGTTGCCCGGCGTATGCTCGCCAATAAAGACGAACTCCCGCGGCAGCGTCGAGATCGACGCGATCTTCGGATACGGGTCCCAGTCCTGCCAGATCACGGAGGCCGACGGCTGCGGCGGTCCGAACGGGCTGGTCGATTCCTTGGCGACCATCTTCACGCCCAATAGATCCCAAAGCTGCTGGATGTCTCCCTTGGGGCTCGGCATCTGGCCTCCCATCATCGGATTGCCGGCGCGCTTTTCCTCGCTCGTGCCGGGCACTCCCGACATGAACGCGGGAAAGGGGTCCTCAAAGATGGCCGTCGGTTGGCCATGCTTGATCGAATTGATCAAATTGTCCAGCTTGGGTTGATCGAGCGACGACGGCTGCACGGCTAGGAGCACGTCGAATTTCTCGATGGGCTTCGACGGATCGACCTGCACCACTTCATACTGCTTTTCCAGCTCGTCGATGATCGGCTCCCGCGCACGAGCACCCATCGTGGCCATGTCGAAGCCGCCGAATAATTGGGCATCCGTCTGCACCACCCCCAAGCGCTTCCGCTTCTCTTGAGCCACCGTAGCGATCGAACGGATCAGTTCGTATTCAATTGGCATGCCGCGATCGAAGAAGGGCATCACCACTTTCTCCAGCCCGCAGGTCACGGCCACGCCGAGGAAGATCTGCTCGTCCTTGATCGCCCCGCGCGTGGTCCCGACGACCGATTTCGATTTGATGCCGAATTGCTGATCGGCCAGCGTTGCTTCCTCGGTGGTCGGCTCGGTGCTGACGATCCTCACCTGGATCGTGCCGCGTCCCAGCTTTTCGAACTCGTGCAGCGCCGTCAGCAAATTCAGCCGCGTTTGCACGTAGGTCTCGGGGACCGAGGGGCTAACATACGCTTCGATTACGATCGGCCGGCCTTTGGTGTCCAGTTTGCGCACCAGTTCCGCCGTGGCGGGCGAAAGGGAGCTGACCTTCTCGGCCGTCACGTCGTAGCGAACGTCGAACGACTCGACGATCATGTTCAACGCCGCCGCGATCAGGATCAGCGACGCGGCCCGAGCCAAGTAGTGCCCAAATAGCGAACTGCCGTCGCGCCCTCCGAGCCAGTGCCGCCGCCCGATCAACACCATGCAGAGATAGAGCATCACCACGACGAGCATCAGGAAATAAACCGTCGATCCCAGCCCGATCACGCCGCGGCCGAAATCACGGAACTGCTCCGCCAGCCCCCAATGCTTGATCGCCAGCGCCCAATCGGCGCTGCCGGTGAAGGTGTCGGCCCAGTCGGCCGCCACCAGCGGAGCGTTGAACACGACTCCCAGGATGAACGATACCGTCAGATTGCCGGTGAAAAACGATGCGACCATCCCCGTGGCCAGCATCGCCAGGCCGACCATCCAATAGCCGAGATAGTTGGCGAGGAACAAAAAATAGTCCGGACTCCCCAACGACCGCAGAATCATCACGTTGCACATGGCCGAGAACACGAGCGCCACCGTGAAGATGCCCACCGCCGCGAAATACTTCCCCAGCACCACGTCGAGATCGGAGGCCGGAATCGTGAGCAGCAGCTCGTCGGTCCCCTGCCGTCGCTCGTCGGCCCAGATTCCCATCGTGATCGCGGGGACGAAAATCAGCAGGATATACGGCAGATAGCGATTGAGCTGATCGAGATTCGCCAGATTTGCGTTGAAGAACTCATACGGCCAATAGGCGAACGCCGACGAGAGCACCACGAACAGGCAGATGAACACATAGCCCGTCGGGTTGTTGAAATAGCTCAGGAGGTTGCGGCGAAAGATGGCGCCGATGACGTGCAATTTCATGTGAATGTCGAATTTCTAATGACGAATGACTAGGGAATGTCGAAGATCCGTCGCGGCGGGACGAAGCTTGTGTAGGGTGCGTCAAGGCTTTGCGCCGACGCACCGTCGCGAGCAATTCCGGTGCGTCCGCGCGGACTTGACGCACCCTACACTGTTTCTTGGCGGGTCGTTTGTCATATGGTCTGGCGGCGTCATGCGACGGCCGCCGGCGACAATTCGTGGAAATGTTCGTCGAGCGGTTTACCGTCACTTAGCAGCTCCGATGTTGGGCCGTCGAACACCAGCCGCCCTTCGTTGATGAACAGCACTCGGCTGGCCACCGCCGGCACCTCTTGCAGGATGTGCGTCGAGAGCAGGATTGTCTTGTTCTGGCCCAGGCGGCGGATTGTGTCGCGGACCTCGCGGATTTGGTTCGGATCGAGCCCGGCGGTCGGCTCGTCGAGAATCAGCACTTCCGGCTCGTGCAATAGCACCTGGGCCATCCCCACCCGCTGCCGAAACCCCTTCGACAGCTTGCCGATCGCCTTGCCGATCACGCTCCGCAGGGCGCACAACTCGACCACCGCCTCGATCCGCTCCCGCTTGCGAGCCGGCGGCATCCCGCGGGCGTCGGCGAAGAATTCCAACAGCGCCCGGGGAGTCATATCAGGATAGAGCGGGCCGTTTTCCGGCAGATAGCCCAACACGGCAGCGCCGGCCATGCGGTCGAAGGCCATGTCGTGCCCGGCGATCCTGGCGATCCCCGCGGTCGGGGAGAGATAGCCGGTGAGCAGCTTCATCGTGGTGCTCTTTCCGGCCCCGTTCGGACCGAGAAACGCCACGACCTCGCCGCGATGGATTTTGAACGAAACGTCGTCGATCGCTGCGAAGTCGCCATAGTATTTCGAGAGGCCCGCGGCCTCGATCATGGCGGCTTCCGACTGGTCACTCATCGTTCGAATTCTCCTGAGTTTTTAATACGCAGACAACCGGGCGATGGTTCCGCTCATCGCGTCACATCCACGTTGCCTGCGATCGGCCTCAAATGGCTGACCCGCCCGAGCGCCGCTAGTGTAAGCATCCTAAGAACTTAGCATTCGTTCGGCAAGGTCTGTCCGGGCCCCGTTCCATTACGGATCAAACACTCCCTTGGGTCGCGGATTACGTCGCGAAATCCGCCCGCTACCAACGCGATAATGGGTCATACGGTTGCACGTATGGTTCCAACTGTCCGCGAGAATAAAGCCGTTGAACGGAAGGCAACGTGCTCCCTTGAAGAAAAGGCACGAGTCTCGAATCTCCATATTTGACCACCGCTTGCCATGCCTGATCCTGTTCCGCGCGATTCGAGCTTGCAAGGTCCACACGGAGGGAGTTCAATCCCACCTTCTCTCCAATTAGGCGCAATAGCTCTTCGGGATCGGTGCGCGCGGCTCCTTTGATTGAGAATGCAATGGGATTCGCATCGAAGCGGCAGGCAATCTCGGTACCCTTCGGATTGACGCCGGCAAACTTCGTGGAATCGAATGCAATCCAAAGCTGATAGTCTCCTTCGGGCAACGGCAGCTTGCGTCCTTGTGGTAGAAAATACTGCAAACAGATGTCGCTTTTGAAGGATTCGCCCGGCGCTAGCGTCTGAAAGTCGGGTGGGCCGGAGTAAGACCCGATGTAAAAATCGGACGGCTCAAGATTCGCGACCCCCGATTTCCCGCGCGTAAGGCGGATACCAAAGGCCATGGTCGACCACCACCCGCTCGGCATTCGCGGCATGATGAGTTTGTATGAGCTCTTTGAATTGTTTTTCAATTCCAGTTCCAAGCGGATTGGATCGCCAATGCGATACGTCTTGGTATCTACCTGCGCGCGGAGTTCGACACCTTCAGGCGCCAAAAAACTGGGATCCGGCGGAGGTCGAAACCGACTGGCGAGCCATGCAAAGGCAACGCAAAACACTGTGACTGCGATCAAGACCGTTCGCAGACGGAATTGAAAGTATGATCGCGGAATTTGCGGGATGCGTGGCATCTGTTGTGCTCCAAACAATCTCGCAATTGAAATCCCAGATTGTCTCTTGGCGTCCTTGGCGTCTTGGCGGTTTGCAAATCGTTTCCGTCGCAGGCAGCATCGGCCACGAGGATCAGCAGCGTCGGCTACGGCTGGCGATGAAAGGAAATGTGCCGCTGCCAGTGGAGGTCATCGGTCTTGGGGAAGTCGGTGCGGACATGGACGCCGCGAGTTTCTTCGCGTTCGAGGGCGGCGGCGATCATGATCCGGGAGACGAGCAGCATGTTTTGCAGCTCCCAGCCTTGCGGGCCATTGAATTGGCGGCCGAGCACGTAGCGGCACCAGCGCTCGATGTCCTCGGCCGCTTCGGCGAGCTTCACGCCATCGCGCTCGACTCCCGCCGCGCGCCACATCAGGCTCTTGAGCGTATTGCGGATATCGGCCAGATCGAGCGGCTCGGCGCTTTCCTCGACGCGGGCATTCCCAAGCGGCAGCGCGCGGAAATCGTCAGACAGGGCGAGCGCCTCGCGGCTGGCCCCTTCGCCGGCGTGAGCGCCGTAGACCAGCCCTTCGAGCAGGCTATTCGACGCCAGACGGTTCGCCCCGTGCAGGCCGCTGGAAGTCACTTCACCGGCGGCCCACAGGCCGGGGATCGCCGTGCGCCCCTCGAGATCGACCGTCACGCCGCCGATCATGTAATGCGCGCCCGGCCGAACCGGAATTCGATCGCGGGCTAAATCCAAGCCAAATTCGGCGCACAGGGCCGCGATGCCGGGGAAGCGGGCGCGCACGTTCAAATCCGTGAGGTGCCGCAGATCGAGATAGACATTCGGATGCCGCGTCTTCGCCATCTGGGAGACAATCGCCCGACTGACGATGTCGCGCGGGGCGAGTTCGGCGCGGGGATCGTATTCCGGCATGAAGCGATAGCCGCTGCGATCGACGAGCCACGCTCCAGCCCCGCGGATCGCCTCGGTGATCAGATTGCGACTGGAGCCGGCGATATAAAGCACGGTGGGATGGAACTGCATGAACTCCATGTCGCGCAGCTCAGCGCCGGCCCGATAGGCGATCGCCAAGCCGTCGCCCGTGGCGACTTCGGGGTTCGTCGTTTCACGAAAAACCTGGCCGGCGCCGCCGGTGCAGAGGATCGTCTGCTTGGCCCAGACGAGCGTCTTGCCGTGGACAGGATTCCAAACGAGCACCCCGCGGCACGTGCCTTCGTGAGTCAATAGATCGAGCGTGAACGTGTTCGGCCAGGTCTCGATGTTCGTCAGCCGCTCGGTCCATTCGATGACGGCCCGCATCACTTCCTTGCCGGTCGCGTCTCCCAGGGCATGGACGATGCGATGGTGGCTGTGCCCTCCCTCGCGGCCCAGCGCGATCTCGCCGGCTTCGAGGTCGAAATGCGTTCCCCAGCGGATCAACTCATGGATGCGATCGGGCGATTCGCGGACCACCATCTCGACGACGGCCGGATCGCAAAGTTTGCCGCCAGCGGAGAGTGTGTCGGCGATATGGTCCTCGAAGCGGTCCTCGGGATCGAGCACGCTGGCGATGCCCCCTTGGGCATATTGGCTGTTCGATTTTTGCAAGCTGTCCTTGGTGACGACCAGGACGGAGAGCTTCGGGTCGACGGCGATCGCCGCCCGCAGGCCCGCCAATCCGCCGCCGACAATCAGCACGTCGGTAAACGCGTGCGGCACGCGCTTGGGGTGGAAGGGGACAAGATAACGGGGAGATTCAGTCACGGATCGTGAACCACCAAGGACGCCAAGAAGCGTCGAAAAGTCCCGTAGGGTGCGTCAAGGCTTTACGCAGACGCACCGTCGCGAGCGAGGCCGGTGCGTCTGCGCGGACTTGACGCACCCTACGACTTGACATCTTGGCCGTTGATTGACGAATTATTTCCCGCCGCGGAGGGCGCCCTGCTGGAATGCTTCGAACTGTTCGCGGTATTCAGAGGGCATGCCGCTGTCGTTCGATTCTTGGACACCATGCTGCTTGTCGTTGGCCGAACGGTCGCCGCTGAGGCTGATTTGCCCGGCCCGAGAGCCGAGGTTGCGGAGCAAGTCGTTCATATTCCGCCGGGCGCGGTCCCCTTCCGGGCCGTCCGTCTTGGCCGCAGCTTTCATTTGATCGAGCCGTTCGGCGAGCTTGCGGGCGTCGGCGGGAGTCCAATTCAACTCCTTGAGCAGATCCGGGTTTCCCTTCTTCAACCGGTCGAGCGCGAGATCGAACTGCTTCTTGGCGAATTCCATGTTCGCCTCGTCGCCGTTGGTCGGGCCGCCGCCGGGCGCTACGCCGTCGGGCAACGGTCCTGTTCGATTGCCCCCCGCACCCGAATCTCCACCGCCACCCTGGCCCTGGTCTCCCGGCTGGTTCGACGCCGATCCTTCGTTTGACGGCTTGTCGGATGATGCCGAGCCATTGCCGCTT encodes:
- the nadB gene encoding L-aspartate oxidase yields the protein MTESPRYLVPFHPKRVPHAFTDVLIVGGGLAGLRAAIAVDPKLSVLVVTKDSLQKSNSQYAQGGIASVLDPEDRFEDHIADTLSAGGKLCDPAVVEMVVRESPDRIHELIRWGTHFDLEAGEIALGREGGHSHHRIVHALGDATGKEVMRAVIEWTERLTNIETWPNTFTLDLLTHEGTCRGVLVWNPVHGKTLVWAKQTILCTGGAGQVFRETTNPEVATGDGLAIAYRAGAELRDMEFMQFHPTVLYIAGSSRNLITEAIRGAGAWLVDRSGYRFMPEYDPRAELAPRDIVSRAIVSQMAKTRHPNVYLDLRHLTDLNVRARFPGIAALCAEFGLDLARDRIPVRPGAHYMIGGVTVDLEGRTAIPGLWAAGEVTSSGLHGANRLASNSLLEGLVYGAHAGEGASREALALSDDFRALPLGNARVEESAEPLDLADIRNTLKSLMWRAAGVERDGVKLAEAAEDIERWCRYVLGRQFNGPQGWELQNMLLVSRIMIAAALEREETRGVHVRTDFPKTDDLHWQRHISFHRQP
- a CDS encoding Gldg family protein, giving the protein MKLHVIGAIFRRNLLSYFNNPTGYVFICLFVVLSSAFAYWPYEFFNANLANLDQLNRYLPYILLIFVPAITMGIWADERRQGTDELLLTIPASDLDVVLGKYFAAVGIFTVALVFSAMCNVMILRSLGSPDYFLFLANYLGYWMVGLAMLATGMVASFFTGNLTVSFILGVVFNAPLVAADWADTFTGSADWALAIKHWGLAEQFRDFGRGVIGLGSTVYFLMLVVVMLYLCMVLIGRRHWLGGRDGSSLFGHYLARAASLILIAAALNMIVESFDVRYDVTAEKVSSLSPATAELVRKLDTKGRPIVIEAYVSPSVPETYVQTRLNLLTALHEFEKLGRGTIQVRIVSTEPTTEEATLADQQFGIKSKSVVGTTRGAIKDEQIFLGVAVTCGLEKVVMPFFDRGMPIEYELIRSIATVAQEKRKRLGVVQTDAQLFGGFDMATMGARAREPIIDELEKQYEVVQVDPSKPIEKFDVLLAVQPSSLDQPKLDNLINSIKHGQPTAIFEDPFPAFMSGVPGTSEEKRAGNPMMGGQMPSPKGDIQQLWDLLGVKMVAKESTSPFGPPQPSASVIWQDWDPYPKIASISTLPREFVFIGEHTPGNEAAFNPGDPITSGLKELW
- a CDS encoding ATP-binding cassette domain-containing protein; this translates as MSDQSEAAMIEAAGLSKYYGDFAAIDDVSFKIHRGEVVAFLGPNGAGKSTTMKLLTGYLSPTAGIARIAGHDMAFDRMAGAAVLGYLPENGPLYPDMTPRALLEFFADARGMPPARKRERIEAVVELCALRSVIGKAIGKLSKGFRQRVGMAQVLLHEPEVLILDEPTAGLDPNQIREVRDTIRRLGQNKTILLSTHILQEVPAVASRVLFINEGRLVFDGPTSELLSDGKPLDEHFHELSPAAVA